Proteins encoded within one genomic window of Prochlorococcus marinus str. MIT 9515:
- a CDS encoding 7-carboxy-7-deazaguanine synthase QueE gives MTNFLPLVEKFHSLQGEGFHTGQSAFFIRLAGCNVGCPWCDTKHSWDKEKFPLISIQEIINEIKRARKQGASFLVITGGEPLHHNLDNLCQAINEETSTENQSPIKIHIETSGVSNLSGSFDWITLSPKRHQPPKTYFLKNCNELKIIINDQKDIDFAIDIKQEIMNKYQNSSSTKNFYKLDKKYYLQPAWQNDDGFSLTIDFIKNNPEWNLSLQTHKYLKIK, from the coding sequence ATGACAAATTTCTTACCATTAGTAGAAAAATTTCATTCATTACAAGGGGAGGGCTTTCATACAGGTCAAAGTGCATTTTTTATACGACTAGCTGGCTGTAACGTTGGATGTCCATGGTGCGATACTAAACATTCTTGGGATAAAGAAAAATTTCCTTTAATATCAATTCAAGAAATCATAAATGAAATAAAAAGGGCTCGAAAACAAGGGGCATCTTTTTTAGTAATAACTGGTGGTGAGCCTTTACATCATAACTTAGATAATTTATGCCAAGCTATCAATGAAGAAACTTCTACGGAAAATCAAAGCCCAATTAAGATTCATATTGAAACCAGTGGTGTAAGCAATTTGTCAGGTAGTTTTGATTGGATTACTTTATCTCCTAAAAGACACCAACCCCCAAAAACTTATTTTTTGAAAAATTGTAATGAATTAAAAATAATTATCAATGATCAAAAAGATATTGATTTTGCAATCGATATAAAGCAAGAAATTATGAATAAGTATCAGAATTCTTCATCAACAAAGAATTTTTATAAGTTGGATAAAAAATATTATTTACAACCTGCATGGCAAAACGATGATGGGTTTTCCCTTACAATTGATTTTATTAAAAATAATCCTGAATGGAATTTGAGTCTTCAAACACATAAGTACTTAAAAATCAAATAA
- the queC gene encoding 7-cyano-7-deazaguanine synthase QueC gives MNLENKSAVILLSGGLDSSTVTGLAKASKAKIFGLSFDYGQRHKKELNSALTIAKHFAIEEFKIVKLDLSLWGGSSLTDTKKDLPIEGVQLNTIPNTYVPGRNTIFISVALSYAEAINADLIGLGVNALDYSGYPDCRPDYIKKFQELAYLANKRGREDNPIKLWTPLIDLNKEDIIQLAFDHNVPLEKTWSCYSGNLKPCGKCDSCRIRQTAYKKWQIKQNEY, from the coding sequence ATGAATTTAGAAAACAAATCTGCAGTAATTTTATTATCGGGTGGCTTAGATTCTTCAACTGTCACAGGCTTAGCAAAAGCCTCCAAGGCAAAGATATTTGGCCTATCATTTGATTACGGTCAAAGACATAAAAAAGAACTCAATTCCGCATTAACGATAGCTAAACACTTTGCAATAGAAGAATTCAAAATCGTAAAGCTTGACCTCTCTTTATGGGGAGGTTCATCCCTTACTGATACAAAAAAAGATTTACCTATCGAAGGTGTTCAACTAAATACAATTCCCAATACATATGTACCGGGAAGAAATACAATCTTTATTTCTGTTGCGTTAAGTTATGCTGAAGCCATTAACGCTGATTTAATAGGCTTAGGTGTTAACGCGCTAGATTATTCTGGATATCCTGATTGCAGGCCTGACTATATTAAAAAATTTCAAGAATTAGCTTATCTTGCTAACAAAAGAGGAAGAGAAGATAATCCAATTAAACTTTGGACGCCATTAATAGATTTAAATAAAGAGGATATTATTCAATTAGCTTTTGATCATAATGTTCCCTTAGAAAAAACATGGAGTTGTTATTCAGGTAATTTAAAACCCTGTGGGAAATGTGATAGTTGCAGAATAAGACAAACAGCCTATAAAAAATGGCAAATTAAACAAAATGAATATTAA